In the genome of Deinococcus yavapaiensis KR-236, one region contains:
- the ispH gene encoding 4-hydroxy-3-methylbut-2-enyl diphosphate reductase: MVERIHLAKPRGFCAGVVMAISAVEKAARTEQRPVTVYHSIVHNHTVVDRLSSGYGVNFVETLDDVAALPSGSETVVFSAHGVSPVVRQRARELGLATIDATCPLVTKVHTEAKKYAREGYSILLIGDSAKHQEVIGTRGEALEETILVGVLGKSGPGLHDPHTVEVPNPEKVVVLTQTTLSVDDTRKTIAILKKRFPALVIPPSEDLCYATKNRQDAVKQIAPLVDAFLVLTSTHSSNGMRLLELAEETCGRAYRLETRDDLSRIDFTGVKSIGVTSAASTPDDLVQGVVDWFRALDPNVQVIEEGEWENIEFREPKKVLATEDLPRTLR, translated from the coding sequence ATGGTCGAACGCATCCACCTCGCCAAACCACGCGGCTTCTGCGCCGGCGTCGTCATGGCAATTTCTGCCGTCGAGAAGGCCGCCCGCACCGAGCAGAGGCCTGTGACGGTGTACCACTCCATCGTCCACAACCACACCGTCGTGGACCGCTTGTCGAGCGGGTACGGCGTGAACTTCGTGGAGACGCTCGACGACGTCGCCGCGTTGCCCTCGGGCAGCGAGACGGTGGTGTTCAGCGCGCACGGCGTCTCCCCCGTCGTACGGCAGCGGGCTCGCGAACTCGGCCTCGCCACGATCGACGCGACGTGCCCGCTCGTGACGAAGGTGCACACGGAAGCCAAGAAGTACGCGCGCGAAGGCTACTCGATCCTGCTGATCGGCGACTCGGCGAAGCATCAGGAGGTGATCGGCACGCGCGGCGAGGCGCTCGAAGAGACGATTCTCGTCGGCGTGCTCGGCAAGAGCGGTCCCGGCTTGCACGATCCGCACACCGTGGAGGTCCCGAATCCCGAGAAGGTCGTCGTGCTCACGCAGACGACGCTCAGCGTGGACGACACGCGCAAGACGATCGCGATTCTCAAGAAGCGCTTTCCCGCCCTCGTGATTCCGCCGTCCGAGGATCTGTGCTACGCCACCAAGAACCGCCAAGACGCCGTGAAGCAGATCGCTCCTCTCGTCGACGCTTTCCTCGTCCTCACGAGCACGCACTCCAGCAACGGGATGCGTCTGCTCGAACTCGCCGAGGAGACGTGCGGCCGAGCGTACCGCCTCGAAACTCGCGACGACCTCTCCCGAATCGACTTCACGGGCGTGAAGTCCATCGGCGTCACGAGCGCCGCGTCCACGCCCGACGATCTCGTGCAAGGTGTCGTGGACTGGTTCCGGGCGCTCGATCCGAACGTGCAGGTGATCGAGGAAGGCGAGTGGGAAAACATCGAGTTCCGCGAACCGAAGAAGGTCCTCGCCACCGAGGACCTTCCGAGAACTCTTCGGTAA
- the cpdB gene encoding 2',3'-cyclic-nucleotide 2'-phosphodiesterase, translated as MTAALLALGAANAAPVELRILETTDLHSNALGYDYYQDKPTGEYGFEYTATRIREARKEKANTMLIDNGDLIQGNPLGDFVARVNPLKPGEQHPMHKAMATLKYDVGNLGNHEFNYGLDYLKNVIASSGMPYVSANVYVDDGDSNPANDKNAFTPYVIQTRWLKDSEGKLRLIRVGVIGFLPPQIVEWDKSSLEGKVTTRDIVETARKFIPEMKKKGADVIIAVAHTGISADYQPGAENVATELTKVEGIDAVLSGHSHQEFPGPVYKDIPGADLTKGTINGKPVVMAGFWGNDLGIIDLTLDRVNGKWTILNAQSSLRKVWDVATKTSLVQPDKAVEAAVATSHEGTLSYVRGKVAELAAPINSYFALVQDDPSVQLVSNAQIAYTQNALKGTEYANLPILSAAAPFKAGGRSGPSYYTDIAAGTFAIKNVADLYVYPNTLQAVVVTGANVKEWLERSAGQFNQIDAAKGGAQELVNNAFPTYNFDVIDGVTYEIDVTQPSRYDVAGKLANPNAQRIKNLQFQGKPIDPAARFVVVTNNYRASGGGSFPGLTGKNIVLAAPDENRQALIQYVTAQGTVNPSADNNWKLTPIPGASVIFVSSPNAQKYLPANAKLVRVREDGFAEYQLSW; from the coding sequence TTGACCGCCGCGTTGCTCGCGCTCGGTGCCGCCAACGCAGCGCCCGTCGAGCTCCGCATTCTCGAAACGACGGACTTGCACTCCAACGCCCTGGGCTACGACTACTACCAGGACAAGCCGACGGGCGAGTACGGCTTCGAGTACACCGCCACGCGCATTCGCGAAGCGCGCAAGGAAAAGGCGAACACGATGCTCATCGACAACGGGGACCTGATTCAAGGCAACCCGCTCGGTGACTTCGTGGCGCGCGTCAATCCACTGAAGCCCGGCGAGCAGCACCCCATGCACAAGGCCATGGCGACGCTGAAGTACGACGTCGGCAACCTCGGCAACCACGAGTTCAACTACGGACTCGACTACCTCAAGAACGTCATCGCGTCCTCGGGCATGCCCTACGTCAGCGCGAACGTGTACGTCGACGACGGTGACTCCAACCCCGCCAACGACAAGAACGCCTTCACGCCGTACGTCATCCAGACGCGTTGGCTCAAGGACTCCGAAGGCAAGTTGCGCCTCATTCGCGTGGGCGTCATCGGCTTCCTGCCGCCGCAAATCGTGGAGTGGGACAAGTCGAGCCTCGAAGGCAAGGTCACGACCCGTGACATCGTCGAGACTGCTCGCAAGTTCATTCCCGAGATGAAGAAGAAGGGCGCGGACGTCATCATCGCCGTCGCCCACACCGGGATCAGCGCCGATTACCAACCGGGCGCGGAGAACGTCGCGACCGAACTCACGAAGGTCGAGGGCATCGACGCGGTTCTCAGCGGCCACTCGCACCAAGAGTTCCCCGGGCCCGTGTACAAGGACATCCCCGGTGCGGACCTCACGAAGGGCACCATCAACGGCAAGCCCGTCGTCATGGCGGGCTTCTGGGGCAACGACCTCGGCATCATCGACCTCACGCTCGACCGCGTGAACGGCAAGTGGACGATCCTCAACGCGCAGTCGAGCCTCCGTAAAGTCTGGGACGTGGCGACGAAGACGTCGCTCGTGCAGCCTGACAAGGCCGTCGAGGCAGCCGTGGCGACTTCGCACGAAGGCACGTTGTCGTACGTGCGTGGCAAGGTCGCCGAGTTGGCCGCCCCCATCAACTCGTACTTCGCGCTCGTGCAAGACGATCCCTCCGTGCAACTCGTGTCGAACGCGCAAATCGCCTACACGCAAAACGCCCTCAAGGGGACGGAGTACGCGAACCTGCCCATCCTGTCTGCCGCGGCGCCCTTCAAGGCCGGTGGCCGCTCGGGCCCCTCGTACTACACCGACATCGCCGCCGGAACGTTCGCCATCAAGAACGTGGCCGACCTCTACGTGTACCCCAACACCTTGCAAGCGGTCGTGGTGACGGGCGCCAACGTCAAAGAGTGGCTCGAGCGCAGCGCGGGCCAGTTCAACCAAATCGACGCGGCGAAGGGCGGCGCGCAGGAGCTCGTCAACAACGCCTTCCCCACGTACAACTTCGATGTGATCGACGGCGTGACGTACGAAATCGACGTGACGCAGCCCAGCCGCTACGACGTCGCGGGCAAGCTCGCCAACCCGAACGCGCAGCGCATCAAGAACCTGCAGTTCCAAGGCAAGCCGATCGATCCGGCCGCGCGCTTCGTCGTCGTGACGAACAACTACCGCGCTTCGGGCGGCGGCTCGTTCCCCGGACTCACTGGCAAGAACATCGTTCTCGCCGCGCCCGACGAGAACCGCCAGGCGCTCATCCAGTACGTCACCGCGCAAGGCACGGTTAACCCGAGCGCCGACAACAACTGGAAGCTCACCCCGATTCCCGGCGCCAGCGTAATCTTCGTCTCCAGCCCTAACGCCCAGAAGTACCTGCCCGCGAACGCCAAGCTCGTGCGCGTCCGCGAAGACGGCTTCGCCGAGTACCAACTGAGCTGGTAA
- a CDS encoding SDR family oxidoreductase, whose amino-acid sequence MFELSGKRALVTGASAGIGLATAEVLRELGADVVVAARSEEALREAAATLSASYVVADLSDARQIDRLLAEVGPVDILISNAGGPPTGLPSAVTDEAWQRGFELTFMSSVRLARGVLPSMRSRGWGRIIAITSLTVNRPLLGLPVSNALRAGVTNYYRSLALEVARDGVTVNTVAPGYTATQRLAEVFKSPEDEARTLQEIPAARLGTSREVASAVAFLASNEAAYITGQELLVDGGWGI is encoded by the coding sequence ATGTTTGAACTTTCCGGAAAACGGGCGCTCGTTACGGGCGCGAGCGCGGGCATCGGACTCGCGACGGCCGAAGTCCTGCGCGAACTCGGAGCGGACGTCGTTGTTGCGGCGCGAAGCGAGGAGGCCCTTCGCGAAGCGGCCGCGACGTTGTCGGCGTCGTACGTCGTCGCCGACCTCTCGGACGCTCGGCAAATAGACCGCCTGCTCGCCGAGGTCGGTCCTGTCGACATCCTGATCAGCAATGCGGGCGGCCCTCCGACCGGCCTGCCGAGCGCCGTGACGGACGAGGCGTGGCAGCGCGGATTCGAGCTGACGTTCATGAGCAGCGTGCGTCTCGCGCGCGGCGTCCTGCCGTCCATGCGGTCACGCGGTTGGGGCCGCATCATCGCCATCACGAGCCTCACCGTGAACCGTCCCTTGCTGGGTCTGCCCGTTTCCAACGCCTTGCGCGCGGGCGTCACGAACTACTACCGCTCGCTCGCCTTGGAGGTGGCGCGCGACGGCGTCACCGTGAACACCGTCGCGCCCGGATACACGGCGACCCAACGCCTCGCCGAGGTCTTCAAATCGCCCGAGGACGAGGCGCGCACGCTTCAAGAAATCCCGGCGGCGCGCCTCGGCACGTCACGGGAGGTCGCGTCGGCGGTCGCCTTCCTCGCGTCGAACGAAGCCGCTTACATCACGGGTCAAGAACTCCTCGTCGACGGCGGCTGGGGAATCTGA
- a CDS encoding OsmC family protein, translated as MGDIKRMTIHHLGEQRYVGFNEGGQQILIDNSAVKTGPSPMEALLAALATCTAYDIVQIMNKRKTPLSTYRVDVEGERADEHPRRYTRITVTHVAGGAGVTLDALEKAAHLSHEKYCSVAATLNANIDVKVELAEQPVGA; from the coding sequence ATGGGTGACATCAAGCGCATGACGATTCATCACCTCGGTGAGCAACGATACGTCGGCTTCAACGAGGGCGGCCAGCAGATCCTGATCGACAACAGCGCCGTCAAGACGGGCCCGAGCCCCATGGAGGCTCTGCTCGCCGCCTTGGCGACTTGCACGGCGTACGACATCGTGCAGATCATGAACAAGCGAAAGACGCCCTTGTCGACGTACCGCGTGGACGTCGAGGGGGAACGCGCCGACGAGCACCCGCGACGTTACACGCGCATCACCGTGACGCACGTCGCGGGCGGCGCGGGCGTCACGCTCGACGCGTTGGAGAAAGCCGCGCACCTCAGCCACGAGAAGTACTGCTCGGTCGCCGCGACCCTCAACGCGAACATCGACGTGAAAGTCGAGCTGGCCGAGCAACCCGTGGGAGCTTGA
- a CDS encoding ATP-binding protein yields MMTDYYDSNAIQGTMRVLHLEDNLLDHELVRAMLEEGDMPWPTAIERVDTEEDFQARLADFSPHIVLSDYSLPSYDGLSAFEYVRATYPHMPFVIVTGAMGEEVAVETLREGVTDYVLKQRLERLVPAVLRAITEAAERARRERAEAEIRQLNGTLQQRLEEVERLNRLAEERGEKLAKTAAQLEEALKLQKTFLAETSHELRTPLTALLGYLRRAQREIGKPELLGDPIRVAENMTRLVNDLLQLSRGELVQSIEPHFVNLADLVRQVGRDYGVRVVAPKSLEAVGDPMRLGQVFVNLVTNAIRVCGKADLVHVEARKAGSEVQVDVVDHGPGVPDDVKPRIFDKFYRGKEAGSAGLGLTISQQVVLAHKGQIFVLDTPGGGATFRVVLAALEDEDDEVLDTAEA; encoded by the coding sequence ATGATGACGGATTACTACGATTCGAACGCCATTCAAGGAACGATGCGCGTCCTTCACCTCGAGGACAACCTTCTCGATCACGAACTCGTGCGCGCCATGCTCGAAGAAGGGGACATGCCGTGGCCGACGGCGATCGAGCGCGTCGACACCGAGGAGGACTTTCAAGCGCGCCTCGCGGACTTCTCGCCGCACATCGTCCTCTCGGACTACTCGCTGCCGTCCTACGACGGCCTCTCCGCGTTCGAGTATGTACGCGCGACGTATCCGCACATGCCCTTCGTGATCGTGACGGGCGCGATGGGCGAGGAAGTCGCCGTGGAGACGCTGCGCGAAGGCGTGACGGATTACGTCCTCAAGCAGAGGTTGGAGCGCCTCGTGCCCGCCGTGCTGCGCGCGATCACAGAGGCGGCCGAGCGGGCGCGGCGCGAACGCGCCGAAGCGGAGATTCGCCAGCTCAACGGCACGTTGCAGCAGCGCTTGGAGGAAGTCGAGCGTCTCAACCGCCTCGCCGAGGAGCGCGGCGAAAAACTCGCGAAGACGGCCGCGCAACTCGAAGAAGCCCTCAAGCTGCAAAAGACCTTCCTCGCCGAGACGAGCCACGAGTTGCGCACGCCGCTGACGGCGCTTCTGGGTTACTTGCGCCGCGCCCAACGCGAAATCGGAAAGCCCGAACTGCTCGGCGATCCCATTCGCGTCGCCGAGAACATGACGCGGCTGGTGAACGACTTGCTTCAGCTCTCGCGCGGTGAGCTCGTGCAGAGCATCGAGCCGCACTTCGTCAACCTCGCCGATCTCGTGCGGCAAGTCGGACGTGACTACGGCGTGCGCGTCGTGGCTCCGAAGAGCTTGGAGGCCGTCGGCGATCCCATGCGCCTCGGGCAAGTGTTCGTCAATCTCGTCACGAACGCCATCCGCGTGTGCGGCAAGGCCGACCTCGTTCATGTCGAGGCGCGCAAGGCCGGCTCGGAAGTTCAAGTGGACGTCGTGGACCACGGGCCGGGCGTTCCAGACGACGTGAAGCCGCGCATCTTCGACAAGTTCTACCGCGGCAAGGAAGCGGGAAGCGCGGGATTGGGCCTCACGATCTCGCAGCAGGTCGTGCTGGCGCACAAAGGTCAGATTTTCGTGCTGGACACGCCCGGCGGAGGCGCGACCTTCCGCGTGGTGCTCGCCGCGCTCGAAGACGAGGACGACGAGGTGCTCGACACGGCAGAAGCGTGA